A window of the Juglans microcarpa x Juglans regia isolate MS1-56 chromosome 5D, Jm3101_v1.0, whole genome shotgun sequence genome harbors these coding sequences:
- the LOC121266537 gene encoding GATA transcription factor 7-like produces the protein MDFYRNVTVASDYQPEQVLSPHSKLGGLTTSLDELFSAQNTEVDVSLEWLSVFVEDCLSSTGNCLPVPTGVQTTSTTPKPSRPLQKAEQNPASLQTFVVPGKARSKRKRATTLKTKNPLTLRSTWLHHLNPKIHALNVISSDPPLLQQAYWLADSELIVPKNEENINILRDGEQKETREEEEGQDEKGMVRKGSLEGSNEQQPMPRRCTHCLAQRTPQWRAGPLGPKTLCNACGVRYKSGRLLPEYRPAKSPTFVSYLHSNSHKKVMEMRMAFPPSIP, from the exons ATGGATTTCTACCGGAATGTGACAGTTGCCAGTGATTACCAGCCAGAGCAGGTCCTCTCCCCTCACTCCAAGCTTGGTGGCCTCACTACCAGTCTTGACGAACTCTTCTCTGCTCAGAACACG GAAGTGGATGTTAGCTTAGAATGGCTTTCAGTATTTGTGGAAGACTGTCTATCCAGCACTGGAAACTGCCTCCCAGTACCCACGGGTGTTCAAACCACAAGTACAACCCCAAAGCCCTCAAGACCCTTGCAGAAGGCCGAACAGAACCCAGCTTCCCTGCAAACTTTTGTAGTGCCAGGCAAGGCtagaagcaaaagaaaaagggcTACAACTCTCAAAACCAAGAACCCTTTAACTTTAAGAAGCACCTGGTTGCATCACTTAAACCCAAAAATTCATGCCCTCAACGTAATCAGCTCGGACCCCCCTTTGCTCCAACAGGCTTACTGGTTGGCTGACAGTGAACTTATTGTGCCCAAAAATGAGGAAAACATTAACATACTAAGAGATGGTGAGCAGAAAGAAACGagggaagaagaggaaggacAGGACGAGAAGGGGATGGTGCGGAAGGGAAGCTTGGAGGGTAGCAATGAACAGCAGCCAATGCCAAGGAGGTGCACCCATTGCCTAGCACAACGGACCCCACAGTGGAGGGCTGGACCATTGGGTCCGAAAACACTGTGCAATGCATGTGGGGTAAGGTACAAGTCGGGTAGGTTGCTGCCAGAGTATAGGCCAGCAAAGAGTCCTACTTTTGTGAGCTATTTGCACTCAAACTCTCACAAGAAAGTCATGGAGATGAGAATGGCTTTTCCGCCTTCCATTCCCTAG